From Leifsonia sp. fls2-241-R2A-40a, one genomic window encodes:
- a CDS encoding BatC protein — MSDINDDDISTDAVGSGEGPADGGANPGGHDGGADGGASGEGPADGGANAGGHDGGADGSAGEGTADGGANAGGHDGGADGSA, encoded by the coding sequence ATGAGCGACATCAACGACGACGACATCAGCACCGACGCAGTCGGCAGCGGCGAGGGGCCCGCCGACGGCGGCGCCAACCCCGGCGGCCACGACGGCGGAGCCGACGGCGGCGCCTCGGGCGAAGGTCCGGCGGACGGCGGCGCCAACGCGGGCGGCCACGACGGCGGAGCCGACGGCTCGGCTGGTGAGGGCACGGCCGACGGCGGCGCCAACGCCGGCGGCCACGACGGCGGAGCCGACGGGTCCGCTTGA